Below is a genomic region from Spongiibacter nanhainus.
CGACTGGGTCGATATCGTCATTCCAGTCGAGGTCAATCTTTTTGGCGGGCTCGGTCTGCTGCGCAGCATTATGTCCAACTCCACCTCCGAGCTGGATTATGTATTGAGTTTGACCGCCGATGTGAAGAACTTCGGGCTGGGCAGCATTACCGTCGACAAAAGCGGCAAAGTGGGATTGGAGCCGTCGTCGGGGGTGGAAAGCTCACCCCCGGCGAGGTAATTGGTAGGCCCTAGGCGCTGCGGGCCCGCTGGGTTTTCTGCTTGGAGCCCAGCTGTTCGTGCAGGGCCAGAAGCTGTTGGGTCAATTTGTGAGAGGGCGCCATATGCACTAGCGGAATCTGCCGACTGCGGGATTCTTTCATCTTGACCGAGCTATTCAAGTATTGCTCAAACAGCGGCAGGCCCTGCTCTTTGAGGCTTTCGATCAACTGTTGCGGCAGCGAGGCTTGGGACTGAAACTGATTGACCACAATGCCCTCAAGGTTGAGGTCGGGGTTGTGATCTTCGCGAATCTCCTCAACGGTTTCCAGCAGGCCCATCAGTGCGCCCTGGGAAAAACTGTCGCAATCGAAGGGGATCAACAGGCTGTCGGCGGCAATTAGCGCTGAGCGGCTGTAAAAATTGAGGGCCGGCGGCGTATCAATGTAAATATGTTGATACTCTTCCTGTAGCTTATTGAGGGCATCCCGCAGCTTGTAGATTTTGTGACGGGTTTCCAGCTCCCGCTCAATGACAGCCAGCTCGGGGTTGGAGGGCATCAGGTAGAGGTTGTCGAACTCGGTTTCGTAGATACAGTCGCCGGCGGCTTTGTTCTTGCCAAACAGGGATAGCTTCTGCTTAAAGAAGTCGGCGGCGTTGTCGTCCAGATCCCGAAATTGGTCCCCAACCAGGTATTCGCTGCTGTTGCCCTGAATATCCAGGTCAATTAATAAGGTTTTAATGCCTTTCCAGGCACTGATCGCCGCCAGGTTACAGCTGATGCTGGTTTTTCCGACGCCGCCTTTCTGGTTGAAGATAACTCGCTTCATGCTGGGTTTCCGGTGGGTTGGGTAGTGGTGCTGAATCGTAAAATGATTATGCTAGCAGCTCCCTTGGGTCGACGCTATGGCCTGGATGGGGGCCGGTGAATTTGCAGGAGGGAAGTATGTATACAGGTATCGTCCACGGTGCGTATCCACTGACGGGGCTCGAGCGCAAACCGGGCCTACACCAACTGACCCTCGACCTGCCTGAGCCGCTGCTGGCGGGCTTGACCATCGGTGCCAGCGTGGGGCTGGACGGGGTGTGTATGACCGTGACCGGAATCGACGGGGCGGCGGTGTCCTTTGATGCTATGCAGGAAACCTTGCAGCTCACCACCCTTGGCGAGCGACAGCGCGGAGACCGAGTCAATGTTGAGCGCTCTGCCAAACAGGGAGCGGAGATTGGTGGGCATTTGATCTCTGGTCATGTTGATGGCACAGCGGCGCTTGTTGCGCGGGAGGAGAGCGAAAACAACCTGACTCTCAGCTTTGCACTGCCAGCTGCTTTGGCCAAGTATGTGTTTAAAAAGGGTTTTATCGCTATTAACGGTTGCAGTCTGACGGTGGCGGATCTGGACCGACAGCAGGGGGTTTGGTCGGTCTGCCTGATTCCGGAGACTCGCCGGGTAACGAATCTGGATGCCCTTGAGGTTGGCGACCGGGTGAATATCGAAGTGGATCGTCAGACTCAGGTAATCGTGGATACGGTCGAGCGGGTGCTGGCTGAACGTGGCGACGCCTGACCGGGCAATTCGCGCTGACACAAAAAAGGGGCGTTGTGGCGCCCCTTTTTATTTTGTTGCCTGTAGTGTCTAACTTAGGCTTCGGGCATCAAGCTGTTGACCCGGTCCAGCGCATCCACGTACTCCGTTACCAGACGGAAAATCACCTGACGGGTGGATTCCACCTGATTGATCTGCCCGACTACCTGGCCGACCGGATTAAAGGCCACTTTCTGGCAATCGCCCACTGCAGCGTATTTGGCCGTGCGGCGAATACCGTCGCCGGTGACCAGACCCTGGAGGGGCATACCCAGTGGTTTGGGGTTGGCGGGATCTTCCCAGGCTTCGGTCCAGTCGTTTTTCAGCATCCGGCAGGGCTTGCCGGTCCAGGAGCGAGAGCGCACGGTGTCTTCGCTGGAGGCTTTGAGCAGCGATTCTTTCTGGGCGGGCTCAGCGTGTGCTTCTTCCACGGTCAGCCACAGGGAACCGGTCCATACGCCGGCACAGCCCATGCTCATGGCCGCCAGCATTTGCTGGCCGCTACCGATGCCGCCGGCGGCCAGAACTGGGATGTCTCCCGCCGCAGCAACGGCCTGGGGCCAGAAAACGACAGAGCCGACGTCGCCGGTGTGACCGCCACCTTCGCCGCCCTGGGCGATGATGAAATCCAAGCCGGCTTCTTTGTGGGCCACAACCTGCTTCACTTTACCGCACAGTGCGCCAACCAGGCGGCCACTGTCCTGAATGCGTTTGACTTTATCGGCCGGCGGCGTGCCCAGGGCGTTGGCAATCAGCTTACACTTCGGACGGGTCAAGGCTTCTTCCAGCAGAGGCGTGGCGGTCGCTTCGGTCCAGCCCAACAGGCCCATGCTGTGGGAGCCGTCCGGCCATTCGGGTACGCCGTGGTCAGCCAGTAGCTTCTGGGCAAACTCAATGTGCTCTTCCGGCACCATGCTCCACAATTGTTTTTCCAGATCTTCCGGTGACATGTCACCCATGCCTTCGTACTTCTGGGGGATGACGATGTCCACGCCGTAGGGCAGGTCGCCAATGTGCTCGTCAATCCAGTCGAGCTCCTCTTTCAGTTCTTCAGGAGAGAAACCAACGGCGCCCAATACGCCAATGCCGCCCGCTTTACTGACGGCTACCACCACATCGCGGCAGTGGGTAAAGGCAAAGATTGGGTATTCAATGCCAAGTTTGTCGCATAGTTCGGTGTGCATAATTCCTGCCTCGCTGTCTGCAATCACCCCTCTTCGGTCAGGGTGTATCTTGTCGACAGGCAGTATTGGTCCACGGTCTTGCACCAGCAATGTCGTAATCTATCCAACCCGACTGACTAAAAAGATCAGCGCCAGACTTGTGCTGCCGTCGGCGGAGGGGTAAAAAGAGGGATATCGCCACAGCCCGACTATGTCGCTGGTGACTGTTGGATTCGCTGGAGTCACGCAGACTCCACTTTTTGGATTTTATTGCACACCATGGACAATTGCCTTTCGCCCGGCGCCCGCATTTTGTTATTGCAACGCAAACACCGACAGTTGGATGAGGAAATCACCCGATTGTCGGAGAATCCCTATCAAAACCAATTGATGTTGCGGCGATTAAAGAAAGAAAAGCTCAAAATCAAAGATACGATAGAGTGGCTGAAAAACACCATGATTCCGGACCTGGACGCGTAGGGAGTCGGTCACACCCGTGGTGTGAGATATGTCTCACACAAATTGACGCAAATGTCTGCTTTTTCCTGATGAGTGACTGTGGATAATAGGAATTGTCAGGAAGACATGGGCGTCCAACGGACTGGATGCGACAAAGGATGTCACAAACCCATAAAAAGGCCGGAGCGCAACGCTCCGGCCTTTTTTTATCCCCTGAACTCAGCCCTTCGTTTTTTGTACTTTTCCATTTTCATGGGGCCTGAAATGGTCTATCTTTATTTTTTGTAATATTTCACTGAAACATCTCGCCTGCACAACGACGCGAAAAGAGTCGCCAAGAGAATCGCCACATAAGAAGCGAGTCTCTGTACAGCTTATGAGGGACTATGTATGAAGTTTGTTCGCCACCCGCTGGCCATTGCGCTGGTATCCTGTGTTGCTCTTTCTTCCTGTGGTGGAGATAGCAGTAGCAACAAAAACAAAGACGGTAACAACCCACCAGCGGGCACCAGTGTGCTGGTGACCCCTTCTCTGGGTTTGGTTTCCAATGCTACTTTGCGTGCTCTGGAGCCCGATAACAGTACTGAGATAGCGGTTGGCGAAACTGGCGACAATGGCGAGGCTCTGATCGACCTCGGTAGTTACAGTGGCCCCGTTATCTATGAAGTCAGCGGCGATGACGACGCCATGTACTACGATGAGGTACTGATGACTCAAGTGCCTTTCCCCGCTGGCAATGTCATACGCGCCTTGTCGCCGACAGCCAATGATGCCGCGATCACGCCGTTGACTGAGTTGGCCTATCAGCTGGCGGTGAATGCCGGCAATTTCCCGCTGACGGCAGAAATAATCAACGAATTAAATGAAGCGGTGCGGGCGGGTTTGGCGCCTGGGCTGAACAACATTCTCTCAGTACCAACTCTGCTGGGCGGTGACAGCGACCCCGGTTCTCTGGCAGACGATGAAGCCGGACGTTATGCATTAGTGCTTGCTGCATTAGCCTATTTGGCCGAAAACGATGTGAATGGCAGCCCCGCACTGACAGTGCTAAAAGCCATAGTGAGCGACATTGCCGATGGCGATATCGACGGTGAAGTCGATGGTACGCCCGTCGCTGATAGCCCGTATGGCGACTTTACCAATGATATGGCCACTGCATTGGCGTCTGCAGCAAACGCCTACAACTATGCCGGCGATCCTCAGGCTCAAGAGCCATTTGACACCGATTTAGACGGTGATGGCGGCACTGACGATGGTGGTGCAACCGATGACGGCGGTGCCACAGATGACGGCGGTGCCACGGATGACGGTGGTGCTACGGACGACGGTGGTGCTACGGACGACGGTGGCGCGACTGATGATGGTGGTGCCACAGATGATGGTGGTGCCACAGATGATGGCGGTGCCACAGATGATGGTGGTGCCACGGATGATGGTGGCGCGACTGATGATGGCGGTGCCACAGATGATGGCGGTGCAGCCGATGATGGCGGTGCCACGGATGATGGCGGTGCCACGGATGATGGTGGCGCGACTGATGATGGCGGTGCCACAGATGATGGCGGTGCAACCGATGATGGTGGTGCAACCGATGATGGTGGTGCAACCGATGATGGTGGTGCAACCGATGATGGTGGTGCAACCGATGATGGTGGTGCCACAGATGATGGTGGTGCCACAGATGATGGTGGTGCCACAGATGATGGTGGTGTGACCGACGACGGTGGTGCCACGGACGATGGTGGTGCGACTGATGATGGCGGTGCCACGGACGACGGTGGCGCGACTGATGATGGCGGTGCCACAGATGATGGCGGTGCAACCGATGATGGTGGTGGTGCCACAGATGATGGCGGCGCGACTGATGATGGCGGTGCCACAGATGATGGCGGTGCCACAGATGATGGTGGTGCCACGGATGATGGCGGTGCTACGGACGATGGTGGTGCCACGGATGATGGTGGCGCGACTGATGATGGCGGTGCCACAGATGATGGCGGTGCAGCCGATGATGGCGGTGCCACGGATGATGGCGGCGCGGCTGATGACGGTGGTGCTACGGACGATGGTGGTGCCACAGACGATGGTGGTGCTACTGATGGTGGTGGTGTGTCGGGCGGTAGCGCACTCGCTTGTGGTGATTTATCGATATACGAAGCAGTTGGTACCACATACCAGTTTGTCTTTGAGTCAACCGATGGTGAATCCGAAGTCGTTTTGACTACGACATCTGAAACTGAGGTTACTCAAGTTACGGACTTTAAAGGCAACCAAGCTGTGGAGGCCCGTTCTGAAGTGGATGCTGATGCGACGGACGATACTTTCGATTCACAGTCTGTCACTTTTTCATACTCGGGTGACGCGGATGGTGGCAATACCTTGCTTACCTATGGAGTGGTGACAGAAGCGGAGTCGGCGCAGCTTCCTGGAACTACTATTACTACCACCATATCGTTTGACCCTGCCCGTGAGCAACGATTCGACTTGAACCCAGGTGATAGTTACATCCAGACTTTCACGCAAACGGTGGAGACTGATTTTGGAGGCTTCCCTGTGCCCGGTGGACAGGATCCACAAGTTAGCGAGCGCACCGTTACTACAACATATCTGGGGCGTGAAACTATTACGGTGCCTGCAGGGACGTTTGAAACCTGCAAGTTCACTGACTCCGACGGTGGTACCGAATGGTTATCCGTAGGTGATGGTTTACCAGTAAAAACTGAGGCAGATGGTGACGAGAGTGTTTTGATTAGCGCAACGATCAATGGCCAGGCAGTTACTGGAAATTGATATACAACTGTTTGCTTTCTGCGATAAACGGAGCGCTCAGGCGCTCCGTTTTTTTATGTCTGAAGAAAAACTATGCCCGATAGAAATTTCGACGACCTGGCCCAGCGTTTTCGCACCAATATCTACGGCAACCCCAAGGGTGAGATTCGTTTAACCTCGGTATGGCAAGAGCTGACTAAACATCTACCGTCGTTGGCCGAGGGCGGTAAAACCGTGTGGGATGCCGGTGGAGGTTTGGGACAGCTGAGCGCGCTGCTTTTGGAACAGGGTCACAATGTGATCCTCAGTGACATCTCCAGCGAAATGTTGGCCCAAGCACGGCGAGATTTAACCGACTATGTCGACAGCGGGCAGCTAAAAATCCAGCAGTGTGCTATTCAAGACGCTGTTCAAGGCGAGGCTTTTGATGTGGTTGTGTGCCACGCGGTGCTGGAGTGGGTCGAGGAGCCGGAGCCGGTCATTGCCAATTTGGTGGCGGCGCTGCGCCCCGGTGGCTATATGTCGCTGATGTTTTACAACCGCAACGCGCTGATTTTAAGCAACATGGCCAAAGGCAACCTGTATAAACTGCGGGATGAAGACTTTGCCGGGCACCCGGGTGGTTTGACGCCCTCTTATCCCAGGGATCCGCAGTGGGTAATGAAGGCCGTACAATCAGCGGGCCTGATGGTGGCGGCCAGGCGGGGTGTTCGCTTGTGCTATGACTTAATGCCCCGGGCTGTTCGCGCCCAGCGCAGTGTCGAGGATATGTTGGCGATTGATTGGCAGTACGGCGCCCTCGAGCCGTTTTGGCAGCTTGGGCGCTACGTCCATTTGCTGTGTCGAAAGCCCCTCGACTAGGGTTTCGCTCATGCGGCTTGGCGGTAGCGGATGCCCAGTTTGTCGAAGGTTGCGCCGAGGATCCACAGTGGGCCGATTAGCAGAAACAAGATGTCGGTAAAAAATGATGGCTTCTGGGATTCGGCCTTGTGACCGACAAACTGCAGCGCCCAGGCAATAATCCAGATGGCCGCTGCGGGCATCCACATTGGCACGTTAATGTGGGCTTGATAGAGCATGATGCCGGCGGCAATGGCTAAGACAAAGGGCAACATGCCCAACGCCAGCTTAATGGACAGATAGCCGTAGAAAGCCATTGCCAGAATCAGCAGTAGCTGCCCCACATTGGCCTCGACAAAAGGCAGAGGCACCAGCCACAGCAGGGCGATGGTGGTTACCGCAATGGCAGGCACACAGTAGTAATGAATAAGCTTGTTGCGCGGATTTTGGTGGGCGGCGTTATATTCGTCGAGCCACTGTTCTAGGCTGCGCATAGTCGATCCCCTGTTTGTGTCTTTATGAGACTGACTGTATCGAAAACGGCCTGACGGGTAATTGGCTTAAATGACAGGTTACTTTGGGTCCGTTGGGCCCAGATCGACGCGGATAAACGCCCGGCGCTTTTTGCGCCCCGCCAAGCCGGCGCCGATATCCAACAGTCGCATCTGCCAGCCGTACTTTTTTACCAGCGCTCGGTGAGCGCGTTGTGCTTCTTCGCCGCTGATCAATTCGGCACTGGCCTCTTGGTCCCCTTCCAGGCGTTTGCCGCTCACTGTACAGGGTGCAACGCGACATTCGCTGAAATTGCGAAGGCGTTTTACCTTGCCTGCATCACCGGCTGAAAACATATACAAGGTGTTGTGGTCACCTGCACACCAGACCGGTGTTGGCACAAAGCTGCCATCGCGTTTGCGGGTGCTTAGCAACATGTAGGGGGACCGGTGCAGGTCTTGTCTCGGTGTTTGTGTGGCGCTGGCTGTTGCTTTTGAACTAGGTGGTGCCATGGGCAAGTGGACTCGACGTTTTGGGGTTAACAGTGCTGGGCCCCATTGTTGCCCAGTGGCTGTGCGTCGTCCACTTGCTTTGCTTATTTGTGGCAGCTGGCTGGCTTCAGTTTAGACCAGTTGCGCCAGGCTATAGACAATCGTGCCGGCGGCAACCGCCAACAAAATGACCCGCATGCCGATCAGGGCTGAGTTGCTGGCGTGGTCGGCGCAAAAAGCTTTAGTATGAAAATCCATCATGATGTTTTCCTCCGTTGAAGTAGTCGCGCAAGTCGCTTAGATAGCGACCATGCAGAAAATAAGACCAGCGGCAACGATGGCAAGCAGACTTGCCCGTGCAGCGATATCCATTACATTTTCTACGGCGTTTTGCTGTTGAATAGTCATGTGGCTCATGGCGTTCTCCCTTTGGAGTGGCTGCTAAATTTGACAGTTTCA
It encodes:
- a CDS encoding ParA family protein — encoded protein: MKRVIFNQKGGVGKTSISCNLAAISAWKGIKTLLIDLDIQGNSSEYLVGDQFRDLDDNAADFFKQKLSLFGKNKAAGDCIYETEFDNLYLMPSNPELAVIERELETRHKIYKLRDALNKLQEEYQHIYIDTPPALNFYSRSALIAADSLLIPFDCDSFSQGALMGLLETVEEIREDHNPDLNLEGIVVNQFQSQASLPQQLIESLKEQGLPLFEQYLNSSVKMKESRSRQIPLVHMAPSHKLTQQLLALHEQLGSKQKTQRARSA
- a CDS encoding riboflavin synthase subunit alpha, producing MYTGIVHGAYPLTGLERKPGLHQLTLDLPEPLLAGLTIGASVGLDGVCMTVTGIDGAAVSFDAMQETLQLTTLGERQRGDRVNVERSAKQGAEIGGHLISGHVDGTAALVAREESENNLTLSFALPAALAKYVFKKGFIAINGCSLTVADLDRQQGVWSVCLIPETRRVTNLDALEVGDRVNIEVDRQTQVIVDTVERVLAERGDA
- a CDS encoding nitronate monooxygenase, producing MHTELCDKLGIEYPIFAFTHCRDVVVAVSKAGGIGVLGAVGFSPEELKEELDWIDEHIGDLPYGVDIVIPQKYEGMGDMSPEDLEKQLWSMVPEEHIEFAQKLLADHGVPEWPDGSHSMGLLGWTEATATPLLEEALTRPKCKLIANALGTPPADKVKRIQDSGRLVGALCGKVKQVVAHKEAGLDFIIAQGGEGGGHTGDVGSVVFWPQAVAAAGDIPVLAAGGIGSGQQMLAAMSMGCAGVWTGSLWLTVEEAHAEPAQKESLLKASSEDTVRSRSWTGKPCRMLKNDWTEAWEDPANPKPLGMPLQGLVTGDGIRRTAKYAAVGDCQKVAFNPVGQVVGQINQVESTRQVIFRLVTEYVDALDRVNSLMPEA
- a CDS encoding YdcH family protein, with the protein product MDNCLSPGARILLLQRKHRQLDEEITRLSENPYQNQLMLRRLKKEKLKIKDTIEWLKNTMIPDLDA
- a CDS encoding methyltransferase domain-containing protein, whose translation is MPDRNFDDLAQRFRTNIYGNPKGEIRLTSVWQELTKHLPSLAEGGKTVWDAGGGLGQLSALLLEQGHNVILSDISSEMLAQARRDLTDYVDSGQLKIQQCAIQDAVQGEAFDVVVCHAVLEWVEEPEPVIANLVAALRPGGYMSLMFYNRNALILSNMAKGNLYKLRDEDFAGHPGGLTPSYPRDPQWVMKAVQSAGLMVAARRGVRLCYDLMPRAVRAQRSVEDMLAIDWQYGALEPFWQLGRYVHLLCRKPLD
- a CDS encoding DUF962 domain-containing protein, with the protein product MRSLEQWLDEYNAAHQNPRNKLIHYYCVPAIAVTTIALLWLVPLPFVEANVGQLLLILAMAFYGYLSIKLALGMLPFVLAIAAGIMLYQAHINVPMWMPAAAIWIIAWALQFVGHKAESQKPSFFTDILFLLIGPLWILGATFDKLGIRYRQAA
- a CDS encoding PPOX class F420-dependent oxidoreductase — encoded protein: MAPPSSKATASATQTPRQDLHRSPYMLLSTRKRDGSFVPTPVWCAGDHNTLYMFSAGDAGKVKRLRNFSECRVAPCTVSGKRLEGDQEASAELISGEEAQRAHRALVKKYGWQMRLLDIGAGLAGRKKRRAFIRVDLGPTDPK